aatcaataaatcactaaacttaaaaaatgttactTACTATATCATAttctaaaaagttataaaattagaatttatagTTCTTAAAAACTACTTCTCATAAACCATGTTAGTCTAAAATCAACATCCAGAGAAACTTTATGAATTTCTTTCATGACATTTATACTGAAAGTAATGAtacattaatttcaattttttgttttgtttttgttttttttgtgtcacacctggcagtgctcaggggttactcctggctctatgctcagaagtcactcctggcaggctcaggggaccatatgggatgcgaggattcgaaccaccatccttctgcatgcaaggcaaatgccctacctccatgctatctctccgaccccattaatttcaatatttgttattttgggccatacctgaatgTGCTTacaccaggagttactcctggctctgcactcaaaaattactcctggaagtctccATAGGGACGGGACAACCAGGATCACACCCgagtcagcacgtgcaaggcaaatgccctctgaactgtgctattgctccagcccccaactttaaaatatttatgctttgAAAAAAGTCATAACAAAACTATATGTACTATTACCCAAACGACTGCACCCTAAAAAATGTTCTATACATGCAGTTATTTTGAAAGGAAGCAGCAGACTGTGCTCATGTTGCAAATAGAATTCTAACgaaagagacaaagaaaccaTAGTGCATGCATGTTCATATACAGATTAGAGATAGCTGATTTCACAAATACAAATGGTACTGAATATGAACTAATACAAATTGTGTTTTGCCGAGTCAAAGAATTGGTTACATATATGATACTATACCGTTTACTGTGTTTACATTCTAGGCTATCCACAAGACAAAAGTAATCTCAGATTTGACTGCCAGcttttaatatttctcttaaCCATTAAAAACACACCTCCTGTTTTACTGGCGTGATGGAGAAGGTCCAATACCTCACTCGTTCTGCCATAAGAAGAGCATCAACTATTGAAATGCCTCAACAAGCAAGACAAAATCTCCAGAACCTATTTGTCAATTTCTGCCTCATCTTAATATGTCTCTTACTGATCTGCATCATTGTGATGCTTCTCTGAAGATCTGCACTAGCCTCATGTGTGCAAAttatcaccaccaccaaaaaatgcCATCCGATAAAAAGTGGAAAACAATGCTATATAATAGACCGCTACCTAAGCAGAATCTCCTCGTGAAATTCAATCAAGGTTGATGAGAAAACTATTAGAAAACGTGTTCATCTGCTGGATCTTGTTAACCTGaaaactttcctttcctttctaatGACTATTAATATGCATAGTGTGTTATTTGTTCAATGCAGCTTACGAGCTCCTCTCTCATATTTTTCTGAGGAAGAATTAGGCTAtagtttagttttaaaatatcacTGATAAGCTATGTTTCATATGCAAAGCATCAGcttcacaatattttaaaaaatgtgatctAAAAAGTATTGTACAAGCTTCCTTGATATTTACTGTTTTTCAGATCTTTACCAACTATCACAATAATTATTCAAATGAATGTCATTTTGAAACAGCCCCTCACTCATCACATCTATTATctttattatcataaaaattttaacaattaaaacctaaattttaaaattaaaatgtcccTTTTCTCTATTAAcatgtttaaatatttagtaaaatcaAGTAGGTAAAATGAACTTTTCCATAAttactattatataaataaaaattttaagatttaatGTTGTCAAAGAATTATAGAATTCTTGGGAtggaagaaatagtatagtgggtaacaTGCTTGCCAAATGGGTTTGATCAACAGCACCAGATAGAGTTCCTTATCACCAGGagtggagtgatccctgagaacaaagccaggagtaagccctcagcacatcTGGTTAttccacctcaaaaaaaaaataaaatacagagttCTAGCAAaccaaaattctattttatttaggaCTTATGATCAACAAATGAAAAGTATTGATTCATTTAACATCAAATTATAACCCAGTTATAATTCTAATGCGCTAATAGAATCTAAGTTGAAGATTGTCGTTGATTGGTTGATTATCAAGTAGTAAACTTGATGTAATTTTGCTGCAGAGTCTTGAAATTTTAGAGTGCTTTTATTTACAGGTGTTCTCTGGTCTCAGAAcgttgcaaaataaaaatttatatattaaaaattaaacttcaatTTTCTAATGACATTCTTAAATTATCTAACTTCTACAGTTATTCATGATAGAATACAGCTAGTTTCCTTAATCTATCAACCAGGTTCTAACCATCTATTTAAGACAATTCTACTTAAGAGATCCAGCAATGCTAATCTGccaattatttttcctaaaaattattttgaaatatcctttaagaattcattaaaatttgaaataaaaattaaattataagttGACTCAGTTTATAATTTATGGTTGAAATTCATTCCTTTATTTTGTAATCCAATTGACTTCAGTTCAAGCATTTATATAGCAATAACTAGAAAAGTAAAGATATAGATGGTTATTAAaagaatatcaaaaataaatactgaattaATTTTTGACACAAATACTCCTATCATAATAGTAAGGGAGAAAatgatttaacattttttttattctttcagagGTAGCAGAGCTGGAGAACAAAACAATGGTGGCTCATTgatataaaagaggaaaaaggggTCTCATACTGGCATGAGAATTTCTTAAAGTTTCATTTATGGGTGGCGATCTTTAATACAAACAAAATCTTCAGTTAACTGCACTCATTCAAATTAAATGGAAATTTCGATATGATAAATTCTGTTTCTTTCATTACAACAATTTTTAACTATAAAccataagaaatatttttcctaagcaaaacagaaatattttttcattccttaacataaatgtaaattataGACTTACAAATTACAAAATACTGCAACTCAGATAATCACATATAATCAAAGCCCATTCTTTAATCGAAATTATTGTTTGTCCTTATGTGTAAAGACTACATTATAATAAAagtgtattaaaaattaaaataccaatTGCCCAACTAATTACTACTTTGAAATAAAATCTAATCATATTTACAGAGTAATAAAAAGGATTAAGTTGCAGGCAGAGACAGACACCTTGCAGTGatcaggggctagtcctggctctattctcaagagtgattcctagcagttcttgtgggggaccatatgtggtgtcaacaACTGAAGGGTCAACCACacaaaggcaagcacctttacccCTGCACTATTCAGACACGTGTAGGGTAAAGACCCCTCTAttatatctcttaggcccctaAAAATAAATGGACTTTTAAATATTGCTTCTTATATGTGTTaacaaacatttaattaaaaaatacacatatactAAGTCCTACTGAGATCAGTTACATTTGTCTGTAAGATGTACTCACAATATGCCCACAGAACAATCTACATATAAGGAGTTTATGGCTTAATGGATTGTTTTCAGTAACTTtctccaaataaataggatcaagatttcttagtgtgGACACAAGAGGGCAGACTGACATACAATAATTAATTTCCCACTACTTAAAGATTAAACTGATTATTTTATCATCTTTTAGCAAATGGGAAAATcgtgcatttttaaaaaagatctaCTCATCTTCTAAGtagcagaaaatttaaaaatgtctaaaatttaTCCAGTATTATAGTAAAGAGGCTAGAGCACTTGCCTCAATATCTGGCACCCCAACCACTACCAGAAGAGATCtgtgagtaaagagccaggactaaactcaGAACTGGTGgtagtggctccaaaacaaaacaaaaaataattttaaagttatgCATCAAAAAAAAGTTGAAACACATTACAAATTTCAGTATCATGTATATACAAAAATCAGTGCAATGACTTTTATAGCACCCTAGTGATTATGTCATAGTCATAGTCAATCTTCTGAGAATGTCAGTGCCTACATCTTCTAACAAGTACATGGATCTTAAAAGTTATTTatgacaaaatgaaataaaaataaaaacacttcctTAAAGgtgggggaaagaaaagaagaaaagggtaactggtgacactggtggcaggtagtgtacactggtaaaggtatgggtgttggaacattattgAATTAAACctcaattaaaaatagttttcaataAGTTAAAAACTAGAAAACTTCCTTAGGATTGGTTGAACTACAGGACAAACAACTTAGTCACCGATATTGTTTCTCTATTCCCATCTCCCTCTTTTTAATAACTACAACTCAAGCAACCAAGcaacataataatataaataggaaagtgaatggagagagagagtacagagggttGGGTGCTTGCTTATCATACAGTCGatcaagttcaatcccccaacactCTATtatgttccccaagcaccaatCCTTGAGGATAGAACTAGGAGTAGTTCTGAACACAGGTGGGTgtagccaaagaaaaaaaaaaacaataataaatgtgACCAGACATATAGGGGTTAAAGAATGTAGGTTGGTTCACCAACACCACAAATGGTTCCTAGAGCCCTACCtagagcccagagccaagagtaagccacaAGGACAGAAGGCTGTagccaaaataaaagataaactacTGTCATCAAGAGATCACATATTCTTTATTGTTGAGAATGCCACTATaggcttaaagaaataaaatggctgCTGTTGAACATAGAAATGTccaccctcccttcttctctccttcctatgctccccccagaaaataaataaataaataaataagtaataaaaaacaaatgcaagACCTCAAAAAGAAGAATCTATTTGctttattagtttgttttcttATAGATCTTAGAAGAAGGACCAGATAACTTTTGGAGTGGGTAGGGAGGGATGATACAGAACAGTGGAAAGAACCAAAGGACACTCATTACTGAGGGCACAGGTGACTGACTTCCCTTCATTCACAAAGATAAATGCTTAAGAGTATAGATACCTGTACTTGATCAAGTTTAGTGGGAAACCATAAAATCAAAGAATACCATGAAAATAAGATTCACACTGGCTCAATAACAATTGAACATAGCTAGACATAACCTAAGAAGTAAACTCCATAGTAGAATTAAtcttttaagagagaaaaaagaaggcagTTGTTAGAAGCAAAgagatgagaaaaacaaaacaaaaccaaaaacatcacTCTAAGTTTCCAAAGTTCTATGGTGGTGTTAAATTGCAAATCTTAGTTAAATTCTATAGttttagaagatttttttatGGTGAGTCTAGCAGTTGTGTTTGGAAAAATcatgtattttttcatattttattgagGATGTTCTCTTTCTGTAAGaatcaaactaaaagaaaataactttaaaatgacTCTTAAGAAGCTAATATAAAACTAATATAGGGGGGCTGAAGTGGAAgcacagtggtttgccttgcatgcagctgacccaggatggaagtgGGTTCAATTcacggcatccctatggtcctgagtcaggagcaatttttgaatgcagagccaagagtaacctctcagtaccaccgggtgtggccccaaaacaaaactaaactaatatAGGAGCTTTAAACTTAGAAGCCTCAAGATGGAATTTAAGAACTTTTTCTATAGTGATCCAAAAGAGGAATTAGAAGATAAGTAGTCCTTTACACATCtccatgaaaatataaattttctttaccagttttatgtttgattttaaatttaaaggcTGGGAGtctgagagagagtacagtagataaggcatttgccttgcacacaactgacccatgTCTGGTTCCTGGTATCTCCTGAGCAACcaccagaaatagttcctgagtacagaacaaggaataacaCCAGGaatgcccgccccccccccaagaaaagaaatttaaaggctGAAGAAACAGAGGATAAGATGGTTCTCCATGTAGCCAACCCTCATTTAGTCCCTAgctagcactgcatatgatccctcaGGGATGTCAGTAGagaattactgagcacagagccaggagtaagcccataaAACACAGCCATgtgtagataaaaaaataaaaataaaggcaatttCATAGGGTGAGAATTGCCATAAGGACTGAAGCGAATGCTTCAGTCCCCACAGTGCAATCTACAGACCACCTCCTGGATATCCCGAAGCACCAAGTAGCCCCTGGGCCATGGCCAGTTGTTATTTCaccgaaaac
The Suncus etruscus isolate mSunEtr1 chromosome 4, mSunEtr1.pri.cur, whole genome shotgun sequence genome window above contains:
- the PLN gene encoding cardiac phospholamban, with translation MEKVQYLTRSAIRRASTIEMPQQARQNLQNLFVNFCLILICLLLICIIVMLL